In Cystobacter fuscus DSM 2262, the DNA window CTTCTCCCACCAGGCCGAGGCGTACGAGCTGGCCCACTTGGGCAAGAACCTCGTCATCGCCACGCCCACCGCCTCGGGCAAGAGCCTCTGCTACAACCTGCCCCTGCTGGACCGCTTCGCGCGCGAGCCCCAGGCCCGGGCCCTCTACCTCTTTCCCACCAAGGCGCTCTCGCGCGATCAGGAAGAGTCCCTGCGCGTCTTCATGCGCGAGGCGGGCCTGGAGCACGGCGCCATCACCTTCGACGGGGACACCCCGGCGGATGCCCGGCGCGCCGCCCGCGAGCGCAGCGGCGTGCTGCTCACCAACCCGGACATGCTGCACACCGGCATCCTCCCGCACCACGCGAGCTGGGCCCGCCTCTTCTCCAACCTGCGCTACGTCGTCATCGACGAGCTGCACACCTACCGGGGCGTGTTCGGCTCGCACCTGGCCAACGTGCTGCGCCGCCTGCAACGCGTGGCGGCCTTCCATGGCTCCTCGCCCACCTTCATCCTGGCCTCGGCCACCATCGGCAACCCCAAGGCCCACGCCGAGCGGATGCTGGGCCGCGAGGTGGCGCTCATCTCCGAGAGCGGCGCCCCCGCCGGCGAGCGCCGCGTCATGGTCTACAACCCCCCCGTGGTCAACGCCGAGCTGGGCATCCGCGCCAGCTACCTCAAGAGCGCCGTGCGCCTCACCGCGGACCTCGTGCGCGCCGAGGTGTCCACGCTCCTCTTCGCCCAGTCGCGCAACTCCGTGGAGGTGATGCTCAAGTACCTGCGCGACAAGTTCGTGGCCGAGAAGATGGACCCGAACCTCATCCAGGGCTACCGCGGCGGCTACCTGCCCGGCACGCGCCGCGCCACCGAGGCCGCCCTGCGCGCCGGCGAGGTGCGCTGCGTGGTGGCCACCAACGCGCTGGAGCTCGGCATCGACATCGGCTCGCTGGACGCCGTGGTGTGCGCGGGCTACCCGGGCTCGGTGGCCGCGCTCATGCAGCGCTTCGGCCGCGCCGGCCGCCGGGGCGCGGGCAGCCTCGCGCTCCTGGTCACCTCCAGCGCTCCGTTGGACCAGTACCTCGCCTCGGATCCCCGCTTCCTCACGGGCGCCCCGGTGGAGCACGCGCGCATCGATCCGGACAACGTGGAGATCCTCGTGCAGCACCTCAAGTGCGCCGCCTTCGAGCTGCCCTTCGCCGAGGGCGACACCTTCGGGGACGTGCCGGCCGAGTCCGTCACCGACGCGCTCGGCTACCTGTCCCAGCACGAGGTGGTGCACCCCTCGCCCGGCCCCGAGGGCCGCAAGATGTTCCACTGGTCCTCGGACGCGTACCCGGCCAACCACGTGTCGCTGCGCAGCGTGGGCTGGGACAACGTGGTCATCATCGAGCTGGGCACGGATCGCACGCTCGCGGAGATGGACTTCCGCTCGGCGCACACCATGTTGCACGAGCAGGCCATCTACCAGCACGAGGCCGAGCAGTATCAGGTCGAGCGCTTCGACTACGACAACCACAAGGCCTACGTGCGCAAGGTGGCGCCCGACTACTTCACCGACGCGATGACGTACGTGCGCGTCAACGTCATCCAGGAGGACCAGGGCTCCCCCATGGGGCCCACGCTCCAGGCGGGCATGGGCGAGGTGAGCGTCATCGAGAAGGTGGTGGGCTACAAGAAGATCAAGTTCCACACCCACGAGAACGTGGGCTACGGCGAGGTGGCCCTGCCGGAGATGCAGATGCACACCACTTCGCTCTGGCTCACCGTGCCCGAGACGGTGGTGCGCTCGTTCGGCGCGCCGCGCCCCGCCGTCATCGACGCGCTCCGGGGCATCGCCACCGCGCTGCGCACCGTGGCGTGCGTGGGGCTGATGATCGACCCGAGGGACCTGGGCAAGACGCTCGGGAGCAAGGACGACGCGGACGGGCCGCCGCGCAAGGACGGCGGCGTGGGCTTCGATCCGACCATCTTCCTCTACGACAACATCCCCGGCGGCGTGGGCCTGGCGGCGCGGTTGTTCGATCAGCGCGAGGAGCTGTTGCGGCGCGCGCGCCGGCTCCTGGAGGGGTGCTCGTGCGAGGAGGGCTGCCCCGCCTGTATCGGCCCGGCGGCGGGCTCCTTCCCGGGCAGTGCTCCGGTGGAGGAGCATCCGCGCAAGCGGCTCTCGCTGGAGATCCTCTCGGCGCTCGGGGTCGTGGCCCTGCAATAGGCGAGGTGCACCGTGGACTTGAAGCGCAAGCTGGCGCGGCTTGGCGGCGTGGGTCCCGGGGGCAAGCCGGGCGCGTCCGCGACTCCGGCTCCGGCCACTCCCGTGGTTCCCGCTCCCGCTCCCGCCGTGGAGCCCGAGGCGCCCTCGGCGGAGCAGGCCGCGCGCGTGGCCATGTTGCGCCGGATGCTCGGAGAGCTGACCGAACGTCACGGGACGGCGCTCCGCCGGGGTCCTCCGCAGCCTCCTCCGGGTCCTCTCCCCGCCGAGCCCCGGACGACGCCGCATGGGGTCATCCACGTCGCCGAGCGCCTGCTGTCTCCGGAGCACCACCACGGAAGCGCGCCGCTCGCGGAGGCGCTGGACGCGGAAGCCTCGCTCGTGGCGAGCCTCGCGTTGCAGCCGGGCCTCGCGGGCGTGGACTTCCAGCGGATGCTCTTCCTGGACACGGAGACGACGGGGCTCGCGGGCGGTACGGGCACGGTGCCCTTCCTCGTGGGCCTCGCCTGGTTCGAGGGCCGCTCGTTGCGCGTGCACCAGCTCTTCCTGCGCCGGCTGGGCGAGGAGGCTCCGCTCCTGCGGGAGCTGGCCGCGCGCATGGCCCAGGCCTCGTGCCTCGTGACGTTCAACGGCAAGAGCTTCGACTGGCCGCTCTTGCGCACCCGCTTCGTGCTCAACCGCGTGCCCGTCCCCGCCGAGCTGCCGCACCTGGACCTGCTGCACTGCGCTCGCCGCGTCTTCAAGCACCGGGGCAGCGGGACGCGGCTGGTGCACCTGGAGGAGCAGGTGCTCGGCTTCCACCGCGTGGGCGACGTGGACGGGGCGCTCATCCCGGAGCTGTACTTCCGCTTCCTGCGCGGCGCCGAGGGCTCGGCCCTGACGCCCGTGCTGGAGCACAACGTGAATGATCTCCTCTTGCTGGCGGCCCTGCTGGGCCTGCTGGCGCGGCGCTTCCGCGCGAGCGGCGCGGAAGGGGAGGACCCGAGGGACATGCTGGGCTTCGCGGGCGTGGCGCTCCGGGCGAGAGACCCCGAGCGGGCCCTGGCCTTCGCCCAGGCCGCGGCGGCGGGAGACTCGGGCGCGGTGCGGGCCGAGGCGCTCGCGCTCGCCTCGCGGTTGTCGCGCCGGGGCGGGGATGTCCGCACGGCGGTGGCCAACCTGCAGCGGGCGCTCGCGTCGGCCCGGAAGGACCAGACGGCGCCGCTCCACCTGTCCTTGACCAAGCTGTACGAGCACGGGCTCAAGGATCTGCCGCGCGCGCTCCACCACGCCCGGCTCTGTCCGCCCGCCGAGAGCGGCGAGGCCCTGCGCCGCCGCGTCGAGCGCTTGGAGCGCAAGCTGTCCAAGGCGACGCGCGCCTCCACCCTGGATTTGGGCGAGCCGCTCTGAGCTAGGCCCGCCAGGGCACGAGCACCCGGGGCGGTTGCCGCTCCGTGCTGGCCAGTTGCGTGAGCATGTCATCCACGCGCGTGAGCCAGTGCAGGAGGCGGAAGGGGCTGGCGGTGCCCCGGCGGGCGGCCTCCTCGGGCGCGAGGCGGTGCCGGGCCTCCTGGATGAGCGTGGACGCGGGCTCGACGTGGGGAGTCGCCTCCTGGCCCAGCGCGCTCGCCATCACCCGGGCGTTGTTCGCGAGCCGCTCCGCCGCCTCGCGCAACAGCTCCCGCGACGCGTCGTTCATCTCCATCAGCCCGCGCCCCATCTCCAGGTGCCGCACGGACAGGACGAGCTCGGACACGGTCCGCAGGGTGTGCGTCGCGCGCGGGGTGAAGTGCCGGAGCCCTCCGGTGAGCGGTTGCGCCGCGGCGCGCAGGTCGCGCAGGCGCGCGTCCAGCACCCGCGCGGAGTCGAGCAGCCGGGCCGGCTCCGTCTCCGGGGTGCGCTTCACCACGGCCTCCTCGAGGTACTCGCACACCGCGTCCAGTACCTGCCGGGCGGAGGTCTGGATCTGCGCCGTGGTGCGCTCGGGGAAGAGGATGAGGGCGATGATGGCACCGGCGGCCGCGCCAATCATCGTCTCCTCGATGCGCAGCCAGAGCAGCTCCGGGGTGAAGCGGCCGAGCAAGCCATAGAGCACGGACAAGAGCGTGGTGAACCAGAACACCATCCACGCGTAGGAGATTTGAATCAGATAGAAGCCGAAGAAGACGCACACGAAGATGCTCACCAGCTCGATGCCGGCATGGCCACTGACGGCCCCGGCGAGTAACAGTCCGGCCAGCACGCCGAGCACCGTTCCCAGCACCCGCGCCCAGGCGCGCTGCAGCGTGTCCCCCCGCGAGCGCGTGCGCGTGAAGATGACGAAGGCGGTGATGACGGCCCAGTACCAGCGCTCGGCGGACACCGCGTAGCCCACCGCCATCGCGATGACGCTCGCCACGGTGACTTGAATCGCCTGGCGCGTGGAGGGATGGAGGCCCGTGCGCGCGAGCGGGCCCGGCGCGGCCTTGTCCGTGGGCGCGGCGGCCTGCTCCGGGGCGAGCGGTGCATGTTCGCGGGGAAGCCGCTCGGCGGCCTCGAGCAGATCCGTCAGGGCACGGTGGATGCGCTGGGCGTCCACCCGGCCCCGCTCGTCTCCGGGCGCTTCCAGCACCCGGTCGAGGTACGCCCTCATCGCCTGGGCCGCCGCCGGGTCCCGGTCGCGGATGGCGACCCGCGCCGACACCAGGGCCTGGCGGAGGTCCGCTCGCGCCCCCGGTGACAACGCGCCCGAGTCGACCACCTGTTGCACGGAGCGGAGCACGCGGTTGGCGGCGAGCTCCAGCTCGAAGAGCCGCTGTCTCAGGTCGGAGTGGCCGCGGGAGACCAGGTCCTCCACCGCGAGCGCCGCGTCACTCAGGCGATCCGCCTGCCGGAGCAGCCGGCGCAACAGGGCACAGGTCATCCGGGGCTGCTCGGGGATGTCCGCGAGCTCCCACAGCACGACATCGATCGTCTTGCGAAAGGCCCGCACGGTGCGCCGCAGGACATGGTCGGGGCGGTCCGGGACGAGCACGAAGCGCACCGTGTACGCGATGCCGACGGCTATCACCATGGCCCCCGCGAGCGCGGGCACCTGCGAGAGCTGGGCGTGGAAGAAGAGGGCGTTGAAGAAGGAGAAGAAGCCAATCATCCCGAGCGCCAGTCCCCGGGGGCCGAACCTGCGCACGAAGGTGGAGACGAAGATGGTGACCGCGAAGGCCGCGGCGCCGAGCAGGGGAATCTGGGCGGCGAGCGTGCCCAGGACGGCCGAGGTCAGCGCGGGCACGACGAGGAGCGCGGTGGTGAGGCGCTGCTCGCGGGGTTCCGGGTCCGTGGCGAGCTGCGAGCCCATCATCGCCACCATGGTGCCCACCATGGTGACGGTGGGTGGCTCGCCGAGCAGGCGCGCGAGCCGGGAGAGGATGAGGGCGGCGAGGCCCGCGCTCAGGGCGGCGCGCAGGCCCTTGCGCAGCCGTCCCAGGTCGGGGTCGGAAATCACGAACAGGTCCCACAGGTGCGTGGGATTCAGGCGGTGCTGGAGATGTCGCAAGCCGTTCCTCCGCCGCAAGGGTGCGGATGGAAGGCCGGCTCGTGCATGCCCGTTCCCCTGGCCGCTGGGGCTCCGGGGCGGCGTGAGTCGCTCGAGAGCGCCCGTACCGGGAGGCCTCGCGTGGGGCCGGGTGTGACGCACCTCACTCGCTGGCTGTGGACGCCGTCACATCGGGTGCCCCCCTTCTTCGTGCACTGTCTCTTCATGAACGGGGGCCGCCGCTGAGGCGGCCCGGCATCGCACGGAGGCACGCCATGGTCGAGACACTTCGCGAGCACAAGGACAACGCCGCTCAACTCTTCGCCAGTGGGCAGTGGGAGGCGGCGCTCGTCGAGTACCGGCACATCACCCGGGCCGCGCCGGAGGACCTGGCCAGCCGCCAGAAGGTGGCCGAGCTGCTCCAGCGGCTGGGTCGCAAGCAGGAGGCCATCGAGACGTACACGGACGTGGCCAAGGCCTGGGCCCGTCAGGGGTGGCTGCTGCGCGCCATCGCCTTGTGCAAGCTCATCCTCCATCTCGAGCCGGGTCATGGCCCCACCCAGCGGTTGCTGGCGGACTTCCACGCGGGCCACGCGCGCCCCCAGCCCCGGCTGACGCCCGCGCCCGTGGTGTCCGCCACCTTCCAGGAGTCGCACGAGGAGGGCGAAGAGGTGCTCCCGCGCATCCCGCTCTTCTCGAAGCTGAGCCCGGAGGCGTTCCTGGCGGTGGTGGAGGAGTTGAAGCTCAAGCCCTTCGAGCCAGGGGCCACCCTCATCACGGAAGGCGAGGCGGGCCAGTCCCTGTTCGCCATCGTGGAAGGGCGCGTGGACGTGGTGCGGCAGGGGGATGGCGGGCAGAACCGCAAGGTGGCCTGCCTGGGCGAGGGCGACTTCTTCGGGGAGATGGCCTTGCTGTCGGACGCTCCGCGGCTGGCGAGCGTGGTGGCCGCCACGCGCACCGTGGTGTTCGAGCTGACGCGGGAGCAGGTGGAGCGGCTCGCCGAGCTGCACCCCTCGGTGGCGCACATGCTGCGGTCCTTCTACCAGGTGCGGCTGCTGGCCAACATCCTGCGGGGCAACCCGCTGCTGTTCTCCCTCACGCCCCTGCAGCGCGAGGCCATGACGAAGGCCGTCCAGTTCCACGCGGTGTCGGCCGGCCAGAGCCTGCTCGTCCAGGGACAGCCCGGTGACGCCCTCTACCTGCTGCTCCGGGGCCAGTGCCGCGTGGTGCACCGCCTCCCGGATGGTCACGAGAACGAGCATCCGTCGCTGCACGAGGGGGACATGTTCGGCGAGCTCTCCGTGCTGCTCGGCCTGCCCGCCACCGCCTCGGTGATCGCCGACACCCCCTGCACGCTGTTGCGGCTGGCGCGCGCGGACGTGGAGCGGCTCATCGTGATGAACACCGGGCTGCGCGAGGCGCTCTTCCGTCTGAGCTCCGAGCGCCTCCAGCGCACCGCCCAGCTCGTGTCCAGCTACGAGCTGGACGGGGCCTAGCCTCGGGTCCGAGTCCCCTGCTCAGGGCTCGAAGCGCATGACGTCGCGCACCTGCCGGAGCGCGGCCCCCGCGGGGACGAGGCGCATGAGGGTGTCGCGCAGGAAGCGGACCGCGGTGTTCTCGAGCTGGGCGAGGCGTCCGAGCTGGAAGGAGCGGGACACGAACTGGTTGGCGCGCGGGAGCCGGCGGCGCTCGTACCCGGCGAGCGCGAGGGAGGGCTCGGGCTCCCGGGCCAGGCAGCGGGCGAGCACCACGGCGTCCTCGATGGCCTGACAGCCGCCCTGTCCCATGTTGGGTGTCATGGGGTGGGCGGCGTCTCCGAGCAGGGTCACCCGGCCCTGGCTCCAGCGCGCGAGCGGCACCCGGTCATGGATGTCGGTGCGGAAGATGTTCTCCTCGGACGTGGCGTCGAGGATGGCGGCGATGGGCGCGTGCCAGCCGCCGAAGTACTGGAGCAGGGCCTCGCGGGCGCGGCCGGGTTCATCCCGGACTCCCGCGGGGGCGTTCCGGGTGGCGTACCAGTACACCTCGCCGTGCCCCACGGGGACGATGCCGAAGCGGGCGCCGGGCCCCCAGCTCTCGCTGGCGCTGGTGGGGTGGGCCTGGGGCGGCAGTGTCGTCATACCCCGCCAGCTCGTGTAGCCCGAGTAGCGCGGAGCATCGCCCCACAGCGTCTGGCGCACCACGGAGTGGAGCCCGTCCGCGCCCACCAGCAGGTCTCCCGTGGCGGTGGTGCCATCCGACAGGCGCACCGTCACGCGCTCGCCATCGTCGTGGAAGCCCGTCACCGCGCGTCCCGTGCGCACCTGGCCCTCCTCGAGCCCGGAGAGCAGGACCGCCTGCAGGCGGGAGCGGCGGATGGCGATGGCCGACTCTCCCAGCTCCCGTGAGAGCTGCTCGAGGTCGACGCGGGTGAGCACCCCGCCGGAGCCGGTGAGTGTGGCCAGGGAGGTGAGGGGCTGCCCCTCCTGGCTCACCGCCTCCGCCAGGCCGATGGAGCGCAGCGCCTTCATGGCGTTCATCTGCACGGTGATGCCCGCGCCCACCGGGCGCAGGACCTCGGCGCGCTCGAACACGGTGGAGGTGATGCCCGCCTGGCGCAGGGCGCGGGCCAGGGTGAGCCCCCCAATGCCGCCTCCCGCGATGAGCACGTGGCGGGTGGAGGAGCTCGTCGGGGTGGGAGAGGCGGACATGGGGCGACTCCGGGTGGGGGGCTCTCAGCCCGTGGTGCGCGGGAGGATCAGGGCTTCCAGCCGATCCACGGCCTTCTCCAGCACGTCCTGGGAGGGGCCGAAGGACAGGCGCACGTAGTTGCGGAAGCGCGAGGGGCGGGCGCGGCGCTTGCCGGGGTTCACGTCGAAGAACTCCCCCGGCACGGCGATGATCTTCTGCTCCAGCGCGGCGCGGAAGAAGCCCATGCCGTCATTGAGGGGCGCGGGCAGGCCGGACACGTTGCCCCAGATGTAGAAGGTGCCATCGGGCGGGCGATCCGTGCGGATGCCCAGGCGCTCCAGGCGCGAGTGGAAGCGGTCGCGCTTGTCGCGGAAGTGGCGGTGGATGGCGAGCGTCTCCTTCACCACGAGCTCCTCCTCGAGCAGGGGGATGGCGGCGCGCTGCAGGGGCCGGCTGCCGCCGCCGTCGAGGAAACTGCCCGCGCTGGACACCGCCTCGATGACCTGGCGGGGCCCCACGGTCCACGTCATGCGCCAGCCCGGGTAGCGCCAGTTCTTGGTGAGGCCGTCGAAGAGCACGACGGGGTCGCGGTTCACGTCCTCCACGTAGCGCGCGGCGCTCTCGATGGGGAGCTGACCCGGGCGGCCCGTCCAGATGTAGTGCGAGTAGAACTCGTCGATGAGCAGGGTGCACTCCAGCTCCCGGGCGACGCCCACCCAGCGCGCCAGCTCCTCGCCCTGCACGAGCTTGCCCGTGGGGTTGCAGGGGTTGGAGAAGAGCAGGGCGGACAGGCCCCGGCCCTGCACCTCGCGGCGCAAGTCCTCGTGGGTGAAGGCATAGCCGCGCTCGCCCTCCAGGAGGATGGGGATGGAGGTGAAGGCCTTGAAGACGTCCAGCAGCTCCTCGTAGGCGGTGTAGTCGGGCAGGAAGTGGCCGAGGTTGACGGAGCCGAGGCTCGCGGCGGCGCGGGTGAGCGCGGTGCGTCCTCCGCCGGAGAGCGCGACGTTCTCCGCGCTGTACTGGCTCGGCAGGCCGCGCCGGTAGAGGCGGTTGTAGAGCGAGGCGATCGTCTCGCGCACCTCCCAGAGTCCGGCCACCGGGGCGTACTCCAGGTCGTTCATGTCCACCGTGACCTGGCCCACGCGCGGCGGGGCTCCGGGCAGCTCATCCGTTTCGGGCTGGCCCTGGCCAAGGTTGCACCAGTCGGGGTCCCCCCCCTTGTAGCCCCGGCGCATGGCCTCGGTGGTGACGTAGATGACGCCCGTGCGCGGCACGGTGCGGAACGCGGGAAAGGAGTCTTCGCTCACCCGCCGCACGCTAGCGGAGGAGGGCACGCGCTTTCATCTGAATGATTCACGGCGCGAAGAGCCGCAGCAGGGTGTTCGTCTTGGGGTACGGCACGTGATTCATGTGGGGGAGGATGCGCATCAGCGCGAGCCCCTGGATGGTGGCCAACCACATCCACGCGAGCTCGGCCGCGGGCGTGCGCACCACCCGGCCCTCTTCCTGGCCCGCCTCGATGAGCGTCACGAGTTGTTGGAAGAACTGCGAGCTGTAGCGCTCCAGCGCCTGTCCGACGGGACCGGGGACGCTCTCGCTCGCGTGGGCCTGCACGAGGATGAGCGGGAAGGACGGCTCGCGCTGGACGCCGTCCAACACCCGGGTGCACAGCCACTGCAACTGCTCCCACGGGGAGCCGGAGTGCTGGCGAGCCTCGGCGACGAGCTGGATGCCCTGTTGTACGGACTCCTCGACGAGCGCGGCGAACACGGACTCCTTGTCCGGGAAGTAGTGGTAGACGAGCCCGTAGCTGATGCCCGCCGCGGCGGCCAGGTCCGTCATCTTGCTCGCCGCGAGTCCCTTGCGCGCGAAGACCCGCCGGGCCGCCTCCAGCAGGGCACGCCGTCGCTCCGCCTTCAACCGCTGGTTCTGTGCTTCCGTGCGAGGCATGGGGGCCCGGGCAACCTATCATGGCTGTACCCGGAGGTGCCGGAACGGCATGCTCCCGCGCCATGCCTCACCCCGACCGCACCCTCTATCAATTCCCCATCTCCCACTTCTGCGAGAAGACCCGCTGGAATCTCGACGCCAAGGCCATCCCCTATGGCGTCCGCAACCTGCTGCCCGGTGTGCACGTTCGGGTGACGAAGCGCCTGACGGGGGGGCGCGGCCACTCCGTTCCCGTCCTGGTGGACCGGGGCACGCCCCTGGGCGACTCCACCGACATCGCCTTGCACCTGGAGCGCGCCTATCCGTCCGCGCCCCGGCTGATCCCCGCCGGGGGCCCCGAGCGCGAGCGCGTCCTGGAGCTGGAGGCCTACTACGACGAGACGGCCGGCGTGCACGTGCGGCGCTGGGCATACGCGAAGCTCATCGAGGAGGAGTCGGAGGTGAAGTCCTTGATCTTCAGGGCCTTTCCGCTTCCGGTGCGGCTGATCGGACGCGCGATGTTTCCCCTCGTGAAGAAGAACATCCAGCGCCACTACGTCCAGTCGCCCGAGAAGGTGGAGGCGTCGCGGGTGAAGCTGCTGGAGGGGCTCGAGCGGCTGGAGCGGGAGATTCAAGGGG includes these proteins:
- a CDS encoding DEAD/DEAH box helicase, translated to MKPEKEEGAFTGSRRKPWTGPRGLDAVLQGWRENNQIWPDIVLDEVTPARPGAHAPIPEGVAPQVREALRRRGIERLFSHQAEAYELAHLGKNLVIATPTASGKSLCYNLPLLDRFAREPQARALYLFPTKALSRDQEESLRVFMREAGLEHGAITFDGDTPADARRAARERSGVLLTNPDMLHTGILPHHASWARLFSNLRYVVIDELHTYRGVFGSHLANVLRRLQRVAAFHGSSPTFILASATIGNPKAHAERMLGREVALISESGAPAGERRVMVYNPPVVNAELGIRASYLKSAVRLTADLVRAEVSTLLFAQSRNSVEVMLKYLRDKFVAEKMDPNLIQGYRGGYLPGTRRATEAALRAGEVRCVVATNALELGIDIGSLDAVVCAGYPGSVAALMQRFGRAGRRGAGSLALLVTSSAPLDQYLASDPRFLTGAPVEHARIDPDNVEILVQHLKCAAFELPFAEGDTFGDVPAESVTDALGYLSQHEVVHPSPGPEGRKMFHWSSDAYPANHVSLRSVGWDNVVIIELGTDRTLAEMDFRSAHTMLHEQAIYQHEAEQYQVERFDYDNHKAYVRKVAPDYFTDAMTYVRVNVIQEDQGSPMGPTLQAGMGEVSVIEKVVGYKKIKFHTHENVGYGEVALPEMQMHTTSLWLTVPETVVRSFGAPRPAVIDALRGIATALRTVACVGLMIDPRDLGKTLGSKDDADGPPRKDGGVGFDPTIFLYDNIPGGVGLAARLFDQREELLRRARRLLEGCSCEEGCPACIGPAAGSFPGSAPVEEHPRKRLSLEILSALGVVALQ
- a CDS encoding ribonuclease H-like domain-containing protein; this encodes MDLKRKLARLGGVGPGGKPGASATPAPATPVVPAPAPAVEPEAPSAEQAARVAMLRRMLGELTERHGTALRRGPPQPPPGPLPAEPRTTPHGVIHVAERLLSPEHHHGSAPLAEALDAEASLVASLALQPGLAGVDFQRMLFLDTETTGLAGGTGTVPFLVGLAWFEGRSLRVHQLFLRRLGEEAPLLRELAARMAQASCLVTFNGKSFDWPLLRTRFVLNRVPVPAELPHLDLLHCARRVFKHRGSGTRLVHLEEQVLGFHRVGDVDGALIPELYFRFLRGAEGSALTPVLEHNVNDLLLLAALLGLLARRFRASGAEGEDPRDMLGFAGVALRARDPERALAFAQAAAAGDSGAVRAEALALASRLSRRGGDVRTAVANLQRALASARKDQTAPLHLSLTKLYEHGLKDLPRALHHARLCPPAESGEALRRRVERLERKLSKATRASTLDLGEPL
- a CDS encoding FUSC family protein, with product MRHLQHRLNPTHLWDLFVISDPDLGRLRKGLRAALSAGLAALILSRLARLLGEPPTVTMVGTMVAMMGSQLATDPEPREQRLTTALLVVPALTSAVLGTLAAQIPLLGAAAFAVTIFVSTFVRRFGPRGLALGMIGFFSFFNALFFHAQLSQVPALAGAMVIAVGIAYTVRFVLVPDRPDHVLRRTVRAFRKTIDVVLWELADIPEQPRMTCALLRRLLRQADRLSDAALAVEDLVSRGHSDLRQRLFELELAANRVLRSVQQVVDSGALSPGARADLRQALVSARVAIRDRDPAAAQAMRAYLDRVLEAPGDERGRVDAQRIHRALTDLLEAAERLPREHAPLAPEQAAAPTDKAAPGPLARTGLHPSTRQAIQVTVASVIAMAVGYAVSAERWYWAVITAFVIFTRTRSRGDTLQRAWARVLGTVLGVLAGLLLAGAVSGHAGIELVSIFVCVFFGFYLIQISYAWMVFWFTTLLSVLYGLLGRFTPELLWLRIEETMIGAAAGAIIALILFPERTTAQIQTSARQVLDAVCEYLEEAVVKRTPETEPARLLDSARVLDARLRDLRAAAQPLTGGLRHFTPRATHTLRTVSELVLSVRHLEMGRGLMEMNDASRELLREAAERLANNARVMASALGQEATPHVEPASTLIQEARHRLAPEEAARRGTASPFRLLHWLTRVDDMLTQLASTERQPPRVLVPWRA
- a CDS encoding cyclic nucleotide-binding domain-containing protein, which codes for MVETLREHKDNAAQLFASGQWEAALVEYRHITRAAPEDLASRQKVAELLQRLGRKQEAIETYTDVAKAWARQGWLLRAIALCKLILHLEPGHGPTQRLLADFHAGHARPQPRLTPAPVVSATFQESHEEGEEVLPRIPLFSKLSPEAFLAVVEELKLKPFEPGATLITEGEAGQSLFAIVEGRVDVVRQGDGGQNRKVACLGEGDFFGEMALLSDAPRLASVVAATRTVVFELTREQVERLAELHPSVAHMLRSFYQVRLLANILRGNPLLFSLTPLQREAMTKAVQFHAVSAGQSLLVQGQPGDALYLLLRGQCRVVHRLPDGHENEHPSLHEGDMFGELSVLLGLPATASVIADTPCTLLRLARADVERLIVMNTGLREALFRLSSERLQRTAQLVSSYELDGA
- a CDS encoding FAD-dependent monooxygenase; its protein translation is MSASPTPTSSSTRHVLIAGGGIGGLTLARALRQAGITSTVFERAEVLRPVGAGITVQMNAMKALRSIGLAEAVSQEGQPLTSLATLTGSGGVLTRVDLEQLSRELGESAIAIRRSRLQAVLLSGLEEGQVRTGRAVTGFHDDGERVTVRLSDGTTATGDLLVGADGLHSVVRQTLWGDAPRYSGYTSWRGMTTLPPQAHPTSASESWGPGARFGIVPVGHGEVYWYATRNAPAGVRDEPGRAREALLQYFGGWHAPIAAILDATSEENIFRTDIHDRVPLARWSQGRVTLLGDAAHPMTPNMGQGGCQAIEDAVVLARCLAREPEPSLALAGYERRRLPRANQFVSRSFQLGRLAQLENTAVRFLRDTLMRLVPAGAALRQVRDVMRFEP
- a CDS encoding pyridoxal phosphate-dependent aminotransferase, which translates into the protein MRRGYKGGDPDWCNLGQGQPETDELPGAPPRVGQVTVDMNDLEYAPVAGLWEVRETIASLYNRLYRRGLPSQYSAENVALSGGGRTALTRAAASLGSVNLGHFLPDYTAYEELLDVFKAFTSIPILLEGERGYAFTHEDLRREVQGRGLSALLFSNPCNPTGKLVQGEELARWVGVARELECTLLIDEFYSHYIWTGRPGQLPIESAARYVEDVNRDPVVLFDGLTKNWRYPGWRMTWTVGPRQVIEAVSSAGSFLDGGGSRPLQRAAIPLLEEELVVKETLAIHRHFRDKRDRFHSRLERLGIRTDRPPDGTFYIWGNVSGLPAPLNDGMGFFRAALEQKIIAVPGEFFDVNPGKRRARPSRFRNYVRLSFGPSQDVLEKAVDRLEALILPRTTG
- a CDS encoding TetR/AcrR family transcriptional regulator; this translates as MPRTEAQNQRLKAERRRALLEAARRVFARKGLAASKMTDLAAAAGISYGLVYHYFPDKESVFAALVEESVQQGIQLVAEARQHSGSPWEQLQWLCTRVLDGVQREPSFPLILVQAHASESVPGPVGQALERYSSQFFQQLVTLIEAGQEEGRVVRTPAAELAWMWLATIQGLALMRILPHMNHVPYPKTNTLLRLFAP
- a CDS encoding glutathione S-transferase family protein yields the protein MPHPDRTLYQFPISHFCEKTRWNLDAKAIPYGVRNLLPGVHVRVTKRLTGGRGHSVPVLVDRGTPLGDSTDIALHLERAYPSAPRLIPAGGPERERVLELEAYYDETAGVHVRRWAYAKLIEEESEVKSLIFRAFPLPVRLIGRAMFPLVKKNIQRHYVQSPEKVEASRVKLLEGLERLEREIQGDPARYLVGDRLSIADITAAALYSPLMRPEGSPYAPQRGERASRQLERMREELLARPAGQWFVRRYREDRQRLARGFPPGADTPRT